tatggagtttcttcctGCACTTTACACCGATacgacccaaacggcagtgccacaaataagttgcattatcattatcaactctgcatcttttggtttcaatattatgaatatgtgtatcactactatcgagattcaacaaaaatagaccactcttcaagggtgcatgaccataaaagatattactcatatagatagaacaaccattattctctgatttaaatgaataaccgtctcacattaaacaagatccagatataatgttcatgctcaacgctggcaccaaataacaattatttaggtctaaaactaataccgaaggtagatgtagaggtagcgtgccgaccgcgatcacatcgactttggaaccattttccacgcacatcgtcacctcgtccttagtcaatcttcgcttaatccgtagcccctgtttcgagttgcaaatattagcaacagaaccagtatcaaatacccaggtgctactgcgagcattagtaaggtacacatcaataacatgtatatcatatatacctttgttcaccttgccatccttcttatccgccaaatacttggggcagttccgcttccagtgaccagtctgcttgcagtagaagcactcagtctcaggcttaggtccagacttgggtttcttctcctgagcagcaacttgtttgccgttcttcttgaagttccccttcttcttccctttgccctttttcttgaaactggtggttttgttaaccatcaacacttgatgctcctttttgatttctacctccgcagcctttagcattgcgaagagctcgggaatagtcttttccatcccttgcatattatagttcatcacgaagctcttgtagcttggtggcagtgattggagaattctggcaatgacgctatcatccgaaagattaactcccagctgaatcaagtgattattatacccagacattttgagtatatgctcactgacagaactattctcctccatcttgcagctatagaacttattggactTCATATccctcaatccgggcatttgcttgaaatattaacttcaactcctggaacatctcatatgctccatgacgttcaaaacgtcgttgaagacccggttctaagccgtaaagcatggcacactgaactatcgag
The Aegilops tauschii subsp. strangulata cultivar AL8/78 chromosome 3, Aet v6.0, whole genome shotgun sequence genome window above contains:
- the LOC109768153 gene encoding uncharacterized protein, whose translation is MPGLRDMKSNKFYSCKMEENSSVSEHILKMSGYNNHLIQLGVNLSDDSVIARILQSLPPSYKSFVMNYNMQGMEKTIPELFAMLKAAEVEIKKEHQVLMVNKTTSFKKKGKGKKKGNFKKNGKQVAAQEKKPKSGPKPETECFYCKQTGHWKRNCPKYLADKKDGKVNKGATD